From Vibrio aerogenes, a single genomic window includes:
- the pdhR gene encoding pyruvate dehydrogenase complex transcriptional repressor PdhR encodes MAYQRIRQPKLADVIEQELERLIVEGTLAPGQQLPPERELAKQFDVSRPSVREAIQRLEAKRLLTRRHGGGTFVTENIWTSFSDPLLELLSSHSETQLDLLEARHAMEGISAYFAALRGNEEDFERIQACLVKIHEKQNEKNVEAESACVVEFLVTLTEASHNVVLLHIVRSLAPLLEQNVLQNLKLLHHRPEVVDKVSKHRASIVDAIVAGEPEKAREMSHSHLAYIEETLLDLTREQTRRERSLRRIQQGNES; translated from the coding sequence ATGGCATATCAAAGGATTCGTCAGCCTAAACTTGCCGATGTGATTGAACAGGAACTTGAACGTTTGATTGTCGAAGGAACGCTCGCGCCCGGACAACAGTTACCTCCTGAGCGTGAACTTGCTAAACAATTTGATGTCTCCCGTCCATCGGTACGTGAAGCGATACAGAGACTCGAAGCAAAACGTCTGCTGACCCGGCGTCATGGCGGCGGAACTTTCGTTACCGAAAACATATGGACGAGTTTTTCTGATCCTTTGCTGGAATTATTATCCAGTCACTCTGAAACTCAGTTAGATTTATTAGAAGCCCGCCATGCCATGGAAGGGATTTCAGCGTATTTTGCCGCTTTGCGTGGCAATGAAGAAGATTTCGAGCGTATTCAGGCCTGTCTCGTAAAAATTCATGAAAAACAGAACGAAAAAAATGTTGAAGCCGAGTCTGCCTGTGTCGTGGAGTTTTTGGTGACGCTCACCGAAGCCTCACATAATGTCGTTTTGCTGCATATTGTCCGAAGCCTTGCACCATTGCTTGAGCAGAACGTACTACAGAATTTAAAACTATTACACCACCGCCCTGAAGTGGTGGACAAAGTAAGTAAGCATCGGGCCAGTATTGTGGATGCTATTGTTGCCGGAGAGCCGGAAAAGGCTCGGGAAATGTCGCATTCACACCTTGCCTATATTGAAGAAACACTGTTGGATTTAACGCGGGAACAAACGCGTCGTGAGCGTTCATTGCGTCGGATTCAGCAGGGTAACGAGTCCTGA
- the fldB gene encoding flavodoxin FldB: MKIDLFYGSTTCYTEMTAEKIRAILGEDLVDIHNVKETPLTEMEAYDFLILGISTWDFGEIQEDWHAVWNQIQQLNLHGKFIALYGLGDQQGYGEWYLDAMGLLHDELSSCGVTFLGYWPNQGYEFESSKALTEDGNHFVGLALDEDSQYELTDERLANWCEQILTEYRDTL, encoded by the coding sequence ATGAAAATTGACCTCTTCTACGGTTCCACAACCTGCTATACCGAAATGACAGCTGAAAAAATCCGGGCAATCCTCGGCGAAGATTTAGTTGATATACATAATGTTAAAGAGACACCCCTCACGGAAATGGAAGCTTATGATTTCCTGATTCTTGGTATTTCCACCTGGGACTTTGGCGAAATTCAGGAAGACTGGCATGCCGTCTGGAATCAAATCCAGCAGTTAAATCTGCACGGAAAATTTATCGCCCTCTACGGGCTGGGTGATCAGCAAGGTTATGGCGAATGGTATCTTGATGCGATGGGATTACTACACGATGAACTGAGCAGTTGTGGGGTAACCTTCCTGGGCTACTGGCCGAATCAGGGCTACGAGTTTGAGTCCTCAAAGGCTCTGACAGAAGATGGCAACCATTTTGTCGGCCTGGCACTAGATGAGGATTCTCAGTATGAACTGACAGATGAAAGGCTGGCAAACTGGTGCGAGCAGATACTGACTGAGTATCGCGACACATTGTAA
- the recJ gene encoding single-stranded-DNA-specific exonuclease RecJ: protein MIEIKRRPQPDISLLPETIPSILRRLYVGRGIHDVSQLEKSARALHSYQLFKGIDRAVEILYQAVREQRRIIIVGDFDADGATSTALSVLALRMLGCRNVDYLVPNRFDDGYGLSPEVVVQAIDMGAEVIMTVDNGVSSLEGVRYAKTQGLQVIVTDHHLPGITLPEADAIVNPNLPDCGFPSKALAGVGVAFYIMMALCVHMRRQNWFVQAGLVEPKLMTLLDLVALGTVADVVPLDDNNRVLVYQGLQRIRAGQTRPGIQALIEVANRDPRTLVASDFGFALGPRINAAGRLDDMSFGVELLLSDNIYAARRMASELDGLNQTRKEIESGMKQEALAFCERLKLGENAALPFGIALFQRDWHQGVIGILASRIKDTYHRPVIAFADAGEGILKGSCRSVPGLHMRDALDLIDTSSPDLILKFGGHAMAAGLSIRERDFERFSARFDEIVHELLDESALKGVLLSDGELLPEEISMYTAEILRSGGPWGQAFPEPLFDGEFRVLSQKLVGEKHLKLMLEPLYKGMPGHQMVDAIAFNVDLRRWPDLSVKKVHIAYKLDINVFRGNQSLQLLIDHIEARSY from the coding sequence ATGATTGAAATAAAAAGAAGACCTCAACCTGATATTTCACTGTTACCGGAAACCATCCCTTCGATACTGCGCCGTCTTTATGTCGGCCGGGGAATCCATGATGTCAGCCAGCTGGAAAAAAGTGCCCGGGCTTTGCACAGCTATCAGCTGTTCAAAGGCATCGATCGAGCCGTTGAGATTCTGTATCAGGCAGTACGTGAGCAGCGCCGGATTATTATTGTCGGAGATTTTGATGCAGACGGAGCGACCAGCACGGCGTTATCTGTACTGGCGCTCAGGATGCTGGGTTGCAGGAATGTTGATTATCTGGTGCCCAACCGGTTTGATGATGGGTATGGATTAAGCCCTGAAGTCGTTGTTCAGGCGATAGACATGGGGGCTGAAGTCATTATGACCGTGGATAACGGCGTGTCTTCTCTGGAAGGTGTTCGTTATGCAAAAACACAGGGTTTGCAGGTTATTGTGACCGATCACCACTTACCTGGCATCACCTTGCCGGAAGCTGATGCGATTGTGAATCCTAATCTGCCTGACTGTGGGTTTCCTTCTAAAGCGCTGGCGGGTGTCGGGGTCGCTTTTTATATCATGATGGCACTTTGCGTACATATGCGGCGGCAGAACTGGTTTGTACAGGCCGGGCTTGTTGAACCCAAGCTAATGACCTTACTGGATTTAGTCGCGCTTGGTACGGTTGCTGATGTGGTTCCGCTGGATGACAACAACCGGGTACTGGTGTATCAGGGGCTTCAGCGGATTAGGGCAGGTCAGACCCGTCCGGGAATTCAGGCGTTAATTGAAGTCGCTAACCGGGATCCCCGGACATTGGTGGCTTCTGATTTTGGCTTCGCTCTGGGGCCGAGAATTAATGCGGCAGGCCGGCTGGACGATATGTCATTCGGTGTTGAGCTGTTGCTGAGCGACAATATCTATGCTGCCCGCCGGATGGCCAGCGAACTGGATGGACTGAACCAGACCCGGAAAGAGATCGAATCCGGTATGAAGCAAGAAGCATTAGCGTTTTGTGAGCGTTTGAAACTTGGCGAGAATGCGGCTTTACCTTTTGGCATTGCCCTGTTTCAGCGTGACTGGCATCAGGGGGTGATTGGTATTTTAGCTTCCCGGATAAAAGATACTTATCACCGCCCTGTGATTGCGTTTGCTGATGCAGGGGAAGGGATTCTGAAAGGTTCATGTCGTTCTGTACCCGGATTACACATGCGGGATGCGCTTGATTTAATTGATACCAGTTCTCCGGATTTGATCCTGAAGTTTGGTGGCCATGCGATGGCTGCCGGATTATCGATTCGGGAGCGCGATTTTGAGCGTTTTTCTGCGCGGTTTGATGAAATTGTGCATGAACTGCTGGATGAGTCTGCACTGAAAGGCGTATTACTCTCTGACGGAGAGTTACTGCCTGAAGAAATATCGATGTATACCGCTGAGATACTCAGGTCTGGCGGGCCATGGGGGCAGGCTTTTCCTGAGCCATTATTTGATGGTGAATTCAGGGTTCTGAGTCAAAAACTGGTCGGAGAGAAGCATTTAAAACTGATGCTGGAGCCTCTGTATAAAGGAATGCCGGGCCATCAAATGGTTGATGCGATTGCTTTTAATGTTGATTTACGCCGCTGGCCGGATCTTTCGGTTAAGAAAGTACACATTGCTTATAAACTTGATATCAATGTTTTCAGAGGGAATCAATCATTACAGTTATTAATTGATCATATCGAAGCCCGAAGTTACTGA
- the dsbC gene encoding bifunctional protein-disulfide isomerase/oxidoreductase DsbC: MRVIRIPQIMILCCTLFSVFSYASVSFDKQEITKRFEKIGLKVHNVVPSQDIDGLLEVSTSNGTLFSTPDGKLFVAGTLFKLHDDGSYEDVIAKRLAPIHAKKIEALKDQMIEFKAKDEKYAVTVFTDITCGYCVRLHSQLKEYNDLGITIRYLAFPRQGGKGPVADHMAAIWCADDPQKALEDAKMNRKQVEPGKNIDQCKTMINNHYELGKELGVKGTPAIFLPNGVMVGGYLPPKELLKRLESI, from the coding sequence ATGCGCGTTATACGTATCCCCCAGATAATGATTTTATGTTGTACTCTTTTTTCTGTTTTTTCTTACGCGTCAGTGTCGTTTGATAAACAGGAAATTACCAAACGTTTTGAAAAAATCGGCCTGAAAGTACATAACGTTGTACCTTCTCAGGATATCGATGGTTTATTAGAAGTCAGTACGTCAAATGGCACGCTTTTCTCAACACCAGATGGTAAGCTGTTTGTTGCCGGTACACTGTTTAAACTGCATGATGATGGCAGCTATGAAGATGTGATTGCCAAACGTCTTGCTCCAATTCATGCGAAAAAAATCGAAGCGCTGAAAGATCAGATGATCGAATTCAAAGCGAAAGATGAGAAGTATGCTGTCACTGTGTTTACAGATATCACTTGTGGTTACTGTGTTCGCTTACATAGCCAGTTAAAAGAATATAACGATTTAGGCATTACGATCCGTTATCTGGCTTTCCCTCGTCAGGGCGGTAAAGGGCCGGTCGCTGATCATATGGCTGCGATCTGGTGTGCAGATGATCCGCAGAAAGCATTGGAAGATGCCAAAATGAACCGGAAGCAGGTTGAACCAGGCAAAAACATTGACCAGTGCAAGACGATGATTAATAACCATTATGAATTGGGTAAAGAGCTGGGTGTGAAAGGAACGCCTGCAATCTTTTTACCTAATGGCGTGATGGTCGGCGGATATCTTCCTCCCAAAGAATTGCTAAAGCGGTTAGAATCTATCTGA
- the aceE gene encoding pyruvate dehydrogenase (acetyl-transferring), homodimeric type yields the protein MSDMKHDVDALETQEWLEALESVVREEGVERAQYLLEQVLEKARLDGVDMPTGMTTNYLNTIPADQEPAYPGDTTLERRIRSIIRWNAIMIVLRASKKDLELGGHMASFQSSAAFYETCFNHFFRAPNEKDGGDLVYYQGHISPGIYARAFVEGRLTAEQLDHFRQEVDGKGIPSYPHPKLMPEFWQFPTVSMGLGPIASIYQARFLKYLAGRGLKDTSEQRVYAFLGDGEMDEPESRGAISFAAREKLDNLCFVINCNLQRLDGPVMGNGKIIQELEGLFKGAGWNVVKVVWGSNWDALLAKDTSGKLLQLMNETIDGDYQTFKSKDGAYVREHFFGKYPETAALVADMTDDEIFALKRGGHDSSKLFAAFKNAQDTNGRPTVILAKTVKGYGMGDAAEGKNIAHQVKKMDMTHVLQVRDRLGLQDLISDEEVKNLPYLQLEEGSKEFEYLHARRKALHGYTPVRLPNFSEELKVPELEDFKPLLEEQKRDISSTMAFVRTLNILLKDKSIGKNIVPIIADEARTFGMEGLFRQIGIYNPHGQTYTPEDRSVVSYYKEDTGGQVLQEGINELGAMSSWVAAATSYSTNDLPMIPFYIYYSMFGFQRIGDMAWMAGDQQARGFLLGGTAGRTTLNGEGLQHEDGHSHIQAATIPNCISYDPTFAYEVAVIIQDGIRRMYGEQENVYYYLTLMNENYAMPAMPEGAEEGIRKGIYKLETYAGEKGKVQLMGSGTIMNEVRKAAGILSDEYGIASDVFSVTSFNELARDGQACERDAMLHPEAEAKVPYITTVLGSEPAIAATDYMKNYAEQVRAYVPAESYKVLGTDGFGRSDSRDNLRRHFEVNAGYVVVAALTELAKRGDIEKSVVTEAIKKFDIDTDKTNPLYA from the coding sequence ATGTCTGACATGAAGCATGACGTAGATGCACTGGAAACTCAGGAGTGGTTGGAAGCTCTTGAATCTGTTGTCCGTGAAGAAGGCGTAGAGCGTGCTCAGTATTTGCTTGAGCAAGTTTTAGAAAAAGCGCGTCTGGATGGTGTTGATATGCCTACGGGTATGACCACCAATTACCTCAATACGATTCCTGCTGATCAGGAACCCGCTTATCCTGGTGACACAACACTTGAGCGTCGTATTCGTTCGATTATCCGTTGGAACGCAATCATGATCGTGCTTCGTGCATCGAAGAAAGATCTTGAACTGGGTGGCCATATGGCTTCATTCCAGTCATCAGCTGCTTTTTATGAAACATGCTTTAACCATTTCTTCCGCGCACCGAATGAAAAAGATGGCGGCGATCTGGTGTATTATCAGGGCCATATTTCTCCGGGAATTTATGCGCGTGCATTCGTCGAAGGCCGTTTAACTGCTGAACAGCTGGATCACTTCCGTCAGGAAGTTGATGGAAAAGGGATTCCTTCTTATCCTCACCCTAAACTGATGCCTGAATTCTGGCAATTCCCGACTGTATCTATGGGTCTTGGACCAATCGCTTCTATTTATCAGGCGCGTTTCCTGAAATATCTTGCAGGTCGTGGCTTGAAAGATACATCAGAACAGCGTGTTTATGCCTTCCTGGGTGATGGTGAAATGGATGAGCCGGAATCACGTGGTGCGATTTCTTTTGCTGCCCGTGAAAAGCTGGACAACCTGTGCTTTGTGATTAACTGTAACCTGCAACGTCTGGATGGACCGGTGATGGGGAATGGTAAAATCATCCAGGAGCTGGAAGGTCTGTTTAAAGGCGCTGGCTGGAACGTAGTGAAAGTGGTTTGGGGAAGTAACTGGGATGCGCTGCTGGCGAAAGATACATCCGGTAAACTGCTTCAGCTGATGAATGAAACCATCGATGGCGACTATCAGACATTCAAGTCTAAAGATGGTGCTTACGTTCGTGAACACTTCTTCGGTAAATATCCTGAAACAGCTGCTTTAGTGGCTGATATGACCGATGATGAAATTTTCGCCCTGAAGCGCGGCGGTCACGATAGTTCGAAACTGTTTGCTGCATTCAAAAATGCACAGGACACCAATGGTCGTCCAACCGTTATTCTGGCTAAAACAGTCAAAGGTTACGGTATGGGTGATGCAGCCGAAGGCAAAAACATTGCGCACCAGGTGAAGAAAATGGACATGACTCATGTGCTTCAGGTGCGTGATCGTCTTGGTCTTCAGGATCTGATTTCTGATGAAGAAGTGAAGAACCTGCCTTATCTGCAACTGGAAGAAGGCTCTAAAGAATTCGAATACCTGCATGCCCGTCGTAAGGCACTGCATGGTTACACGCCTGTGCGTCTGCCGAACTTCTCTGAAGAACTGAAAGTTCCTGAACTGGAAGACTTCAAACCGCTGCTGGAAGAACAGAAGCGTGATATTTCATCCACAATGGCGTTTGTCCGTACACTGAATATTCTGCTGAAAGACAAGAGTATTGGTAAAAATATCGTGCCAATCATTGCCGATGAAGCGCGTACATTCGGGATGGAAGGTCTGTTCCGTCAGATCGGTATCTATAACCCACATGGTCAGACTTATACGCCGGAAGACCGCAGCGTGGTTTCTTACTACAAAGAAGATACAGGCGGTCAGGTACTTCAGGAAGGGATCAACGAACTGGGTGCCATGTCATCATGGGTTGCTGCTGCGACATCATACAGCACCAATGATCTGCCGATGATTCCATTCTACATCTATTACTCAATGTTCGGTTTCCAACGTATCGGTGATATGGCATGGATGGCTGGCGATCAGCAAGCCCGTGGCTTCCTGCTGGGTGGTACTGCCGGCCGGACGACACTCAACGGTGAAGGTCTGCAACACGAAGATGGCCACAGCCATATTCAGGCCGCGACGATTCCGAACTGTATCTCTTATGATCCGACTTTTGCTTATGAAGTTGCCGTGATCATTCAGGACGGTATCCGCCGTATGTATGGTGAACAGGAAAATGTGTACTACTACCTGACACTGATGAATGAAAACTACGCAATGCCGGCAATGCCAGAAGGTGCTGAAGAAGGCATCCGTAAAGGGATTTACAAGCTGGAAACTTATGCGGGTGAGAAAGGTAAAGTTCAGTTGATGGGCTCTGGTACCATCATGAATGAAGTGCGCAAAGCGGCTGGTATTCTGAGTGATGAGTATGGCATTGCTTCTGACGTATTCTCTGTGACTTCATTTAATGAACTGGCCCGTGATGGTCAGGCATGTGAGCGTGACGCGATGCTTCATCCTGAAGCAGAAGCAAAAGTGCCTTATATTACAACCGTTCTTGGCTCTGAACCTGCAATCGCAGCGACAGATTACATGAAAAATTACGCAGAACAGGTTCGTGCTTATGTTCCTGCTGAGTCTTATAAAGTACTGGGTACAGATGGTTTTGGTCGTTCAGACAGCCGCGACAACCTGCGTCGTCACTTTGAAGTGAACGCTGGCTATGTCGTTGTTGCTGCACTGACTGAGCTGGCTAAACGCGGTGATATTGAAAAATCTGTTGTGACTGAAGCAATTAAGAAATTTGATATCGACACTGACAAAACAAACCCACTGTACGCTTAA
- the xerD gene encoding site-specific tyrosine recombinase XerD — protein sequence MSDSFTDDQHQVEHFLDAMWMERGLSDNTLVSYRNDLLKLLGWMKEQNYQLVSVGVSELQAYQAWLVDQMYKQTSRARMLSAIRRLFQYLYREKFRADDPSALLVAPKLPKRLPKDLSEAQVEALLSAPDTNDPLELRDKAMLELLYATGLRVTELVSLTMENLSLRQGVVRVMGKGDKERLVPVGENAIEWIEVFLQNGRGVLLGDHSSDVVFPSRRAKQMTRQTFWHRIKHYAIIAGIDAEKLSPHVLRHAFATHLLNYGADLRVVQMLLGHSDLSTTQIYTHVATERLKQLHSEHHPRA from the coding sequence GTGTCAGATTCTTTTACCGACGATCAGCATCAGGTTGAACATTTTTTAGATGCGATGTGGATGGAGCGGGGACTCTCAGATAATACACTGGTTTCGTACAGAAATGACCTGCTGAAGTTATTAGGCTGGATGAAAGAACAGAACTACCAGCTGGTGTCAGTTGGTGTTTCTGAGTTACAGGCGTATCAGGCCTGGCTGGTCGATCAGATGTATAAACAGACGTCACGGGCGAGAATGCTCTCTGCGATTCGTCGTTTGTTCCAGTATTTATACCGGGAGAAATTCCGTGCGGATGACCCCAGTGCCTTATTAGTCGCCCCCAAATTGCCAAAACGATTACCAAAAGATTTGAGTGAAGCTCAGGTTGAAGCATTGCTCAGTGCGCCGGATACCAATGATCCGCTGGAATTGCGGGATAAAGCCATGCTGGAATTACTTTATGCAACCGGGCTGCGTGTCACAGAACTTGTCAGCCTGACCATGGAAAATCTTAGTTTGCGGCAGGGCGTTGTCCGTGTCATGGGGAAAGGCGATAAAGAAAGATTAGTGCCGGTCGGGGAAAATGCGATAGAGTGGATAGAGGTTTTTCTGCAAAATGGGCGGGGAGTCTTGCTTGGAGACCACTCTTCCGATGTTGTTTTTCCCAGCCGCCGGGCGAAGCAAATGACCCGTCAGACTTTCTGGCACAGGATTAAACATTATGCGATTATTGCCGGGATTGATGCCGAAAAACTATCACCCCATGTGTTAAGACATGCATTTGCAACACATTTACTGAACTATGGTGCAGATCTAAGAGTCGTACAGATGTTGCTCGGACATAGTGACTTATCGACAACACAAATTTATACTCATGTGGCCACTGAAAGATTGAAACAATTACATAGTGAGCACCATCCAAGGGCTTAA